The following is a genomic window from Staphylococcus saccharolyticus.
TTTTTTTATTGGAGGTACAATCACTTGGTTTACTTTTGATAAACATAAGTATGAAAATCAAAGTTATCATAAAACATTTAATTCTAGATTTGAACATGTTTCTATTAACACTGTAACATCAAATATAAGGTTTATACCTGGAAAAAAATTTGCAGTTCATTTTAGAGGAGATAATGATGTTTATGTATCAAATAAAGGGAAGACTTTAAAAGTTACAGAAAAGCGTGCTACTGACAGAGGATACGGCTTAAACTTTAATCCATTTCATAAAAATAAAAAAAGTTTAACAATTGTCTTGCCTGACAATAAAATTAAATATCTAACTGCAGAATCAGTCATTGGAACTATTCATTTCAACAATATAAAATCACAAAACACTTCTATTTTAAGTAATAGTATGTTTCAGGTGAAAAATTCCCATTTTGATAATTTAAATTATGAATCATCGAATGGAACTGCTAATATTCAGGATTCTGTGATTAAAAAAGGAAACTTGAAGCTTGATAATGGCGATATTACGGTGAAAAATAGTAAGTGTAACAACTCTACATTCTTAATTGATAAAGGGAATATATTAATGAAAAACATGAAATCTTCTAATGATATTAAGGCTTCCATCAAAAAAGGTGATGTTGACTATCATTTTGATGAAAAGCCGAGAAACACTTTACTAAAATTACATCCAGGACATGGCAGTAAATCAATTAAAAATAAAAACTTTAAGAATGGTAAAGTTGGTAATAGCAAAAACATTTTAGAATTCTATACAGTAGATGGGGACATAACAGTGAGTTAACGTTACTCATCTTCTAATTCAAAATAAATCACTTTATTGTTACAAGTTTTAATTATACAACTCTTAAATGATGAGCCAGTCGTTGTTTAAGGGTTGTTTGCTATTAATTGTAATTATTTTATAAGAAGATATCGTACCATTGATAGAAATTCACAGTATATAACCATATTCTCTAATAAGTGGCGAAGGTTAGGTTAGTATCAATTTCACCATAGAAATGTTTTAATGATAAATTTTCACCATTCAACCAAGTTGAGAAGTCGATTTGTGTTGGTGTTTTATTTTCTCCTAATGCCATCCAAGCAATTAATGAGCGTGGTTCATATAAGGAAGTGTGAATTGTTCCAGACCAGCTATTGAACAGCTTACTATAAATTTCGTAATAATGAGGATTATTAAATAAAGAAAAAGCTTCTTCTTTACTTAGAGAAGTAGATTGTATGATTGATGACCTTGTTTAAACGTTCTTTCGACTCTTTAGTGTAGTTTCTATTTTCGTGTGTAAATAATTCGAAATGATTTGTACAAATGCTTTCATGCCTAAAGTCTATAGAACGAGGAGTTACTTCTACAATGGCATAATTCATGTTTTTATCTAACAATATATAGCTAAAAGAACTACGGTGAGGCATTTCGGTTAAAAACTTTATTGCTTCATTAACATTTTACAATTTTCCAGTATAAGTCAACCTATCATATAACAGACAAAGCCATTCTCTGGCTTTTTACGGTGCATAAAGTTGTACGCCATAACTAGTCCACTTTCATTCATACCATCCATCCTACCTGTTAGAAGTAGGACCAATTTGTGATAAACCACTATTCTTTAAGTCAGTAAAACGATAATGACCAAAATTTAATATCATTTGATTAGTAGGTAAATTGAGAACATCTTGCATTTCTAAAAGTTCTTCCCATATTTTTGGGGCATATACTTGGAAAATGTTATATGTTTCATTCACATCTATATCAAAGCGAGGGTTTCTCTTTTGCCATTCCTTATTTCGATTTTTTAATAATGGCGTTGTTTGAAGCCATTTGGCTGTTTTTACTCCCAAATCATAGTGGGAACCTCGGTGACACATTATATCAGATTGGACTTTTTGCATTTATTTAAACTTCCATCCTTTCTATTTACTATCATTTGAATGTAATATGAAAGTAACTTTCCCTTAATTGAATTATATTCTGATAAATCATACAATCGTATTGTATTTAGAGAATGTTTAAAATCAATGGGAGTGATTACTTTGATGCCATATAGTTATAAAGATCTTTCAGAAAAGTTAAAGTCATGGTGGCTCGGATAATTAGTATTTATTGATGATAAAAATAATTGTAATACTTTGAATAATATATAATTAGCCTCTATCTTTTGTTGTCATATTATCATAATTTCTAATTAAGTTAAGAATAATCAGTGCCAAAATGGGTATATATTTATAGATAAAGATAAGTATGCTATTATTGTGAATTGTAGATATGCATATTAATTTCAGAGGTGAAGAGTAATGTGGAACTTTATTAAAGGTTTATTTAAATTTGTATTTAGTTTATTAGCTATCACTACTGTAGTAGTTGGTATAGGGGTAGTTGCTTTTTCTTATATTTTCAAAAAAGACTTTGAAGATATCGAAAGAAAAACAAAAGAATTTGTTTCCGATATTGAAAATGACAATTAATTAGTGTTTAAATGCTAGTTTGAAATAAAGGTTGGCAATGGCTTGATATTAGTTATTGCCATCTTTTTTATGCAAAAGTAATATCAATAATATCTAAAATTGAAACCTTTTGACGATAAGTTGTATTAGGTTTTATTCCTTCAATTTCGAAGTTCAATGAATCGATGCGATGTATGTTAAGATGAATAAAATTGATATAGCCCTCTTCATAATATTTGATATTAACTGGACGTGATTTCTGAAGAGCTTCATGTAGGTGTATGTTCAATTGAGCAAGTTGGTCATCTGAAAGTACGGGTCTATCAACTTTATTTTGATCCATCATATATTGATGAATTGTTTCAAATTGTTCTGGCAAAGTAGCAAAAAAAACCCATTTAACCATACCACGACCAGTAGGGATGTTCTTATCTAACATTTCGCGTGGAATATTTCGATAATCAGTTTCTTTATTTATTTCCATCATTTTTTAATCACCTCATTTGATATAATTTCATTATACGAACGTTTGTTCTTTTTTTCAATATAAAATTGCTGCCTATATTTTAGATATTGGATTAAGATGTTGTATCAATATTTTTGGGAAGTTATTAGAGTGATTCATCTTTGAGTTTCTTTAAAAAATACATGTTAATCATCGGCAATTATTTTGATTGTCAATAAATAGTACTTAAAGTTAAAATTAAATCTACAAACATGCATAACATGGAGGTTTTAAAATGACAATTGGATACATAGGGTCATATACGAAGAAAAATGGAAAGGGCATCTATCGCTTTGATTTAAATGATGAATTAGGAAAAATTGAAAAAGTTGATATTGGGTATGAAATAGAAGCTTCAACTTACCTTACACGTAATGACAAATTTTTATATGCCATTACTAAGGAAGGGGAAGATTGTGGTGTTGCAAGTTTTAAATTTCAAGGGGAAGGTAAATTAGAATTAATCAATAAATGTTTATCTTCCAAAAACGGCACAGGCTGTTATATTCAAGTGTCTAGTGAT
Proteins encoded in this region:
- a CDS encoding YolD-like family protein, which encodes MMEINKETDYRNIPREMLDKNIPTGRGMVKWVFFATLPEQFETIHQYMMDQNKVDRPVLSDDQLAQLNIHLHEALQKSRPVNIKYYEEGYINFIHLNIHRIDSLNFEIEGIKPNTTYRQKVSILDIIDITFA
- a CDS encoding DUF4097 family beta strand repeat-containing protein; translated protein: MKKLFISGLVIFISFFIGGTITWFTFDKHKYENQSYHKTFNSRFEHVSINTVTSNIRFIPGKKFAVHFRGDNDVYVSNKGKTLKVTEKRATDRGYGLNFNPFHKNKKSLTIVLPDNKIKYLTAESVIGTIHFNNIKSQNTSILSNSMFQVKNSHFDNLNYESSNGTANIQDSVIKKGNLKLDNGDITVKNSKCNNSTFLIDKGNILMKNMKSSNDIKASIKKGDVDYHFDEKPRNTLLKLHPGHGSKSIKNKNFKNGKVGNSKNILEFYTVDGDITVS